A genomic window from Scophthalmus maximus strain ysfricsl-2021 chromosome 17, ASM2237912v1, whole genome shotgun sequence includes:
- the wnt9b gene encoding protein Wnt-9b, whose translation MRSRLPRTPCLLRLVALCILLSHTAAYFGLTGREPLVFLPGPFSNEPPTGKAHLKQCEQMTLTRRQKRLCRREPGLAETLRESVRLSLLECRYQFRSERWNCSLDGRGSLLKRAFKETAFLLAVSSAALTHALAKACSSGRMERCTCDDSPGIQHREAWQWGVCGDNLKYSTKFLKKFLGQKRVSKDMRAQVDTHNINVGIRAVKSGLKTTCKCHGVSGSCAIRTCWKQLSPFHDTGRLLKYRYDTAVRVLSVTNAATGETELAGPRRHGQSLRTTDLVYLEDSPSFCRPSRYSPGTGGRSCVKDTSCQSLCCGRGYNTAMRLTSMSCHCQVRWCCHVECQTCVREEEVYTCKAA comes from the exons ATGCGCTCCAGGCTCCCACGGACCCCCTGCCTACTGCGACTCGTTGCGCTCTGCATCCTCCTCTCGCACACCGCTGCTTACTTTGG GCTGACGGGTCGGGAGCCCCTGGTGTTTCTACCCGGTCCCTTTTCCAATGAGCCTCCGACGGGGAAGGCGCACCTGAAGCAGTGCGAGCAGATGACCCTGACCCGGCGGCAGAAGAGGCTCTGTCGCCGGGAGCCCGGCCTGGCCGAGACGCTGCGGGAGTCGGTGCGCCTCAGCCTCCTGGAGTGTCGCTACCAGTTCAGGAGCGAGCGCTGGAACTGCAGCCTGGACGGCCGAGGGAGCCTGTTGAAGAGAG CGTTCAAGGAGACTGCCTTCCTGCTGGCAGTGTCGTCCGCGGCGCTGACCCATGCCCTCGCCAAAGCGTGCAGCTCGGGCCGGATGGAGCGGTGCACGTGCGACGACTCCCCCGGCATCCAGCATCGCGAGGCGTGGCAGTGGGGGGTCTGCGGCGACAACCTGAAGTACAGCACCAAGTTCCTGAAGAAGTTCCTCGGCCAAAAGAGGGTCAGCAAGGACATGAGGGCTCAGGTCGACACGCACAACATCAACGTCGGAATTCGG GCTGTGAAGAGCGGGCTGAAGACGACCTGCAAGTGTCACGGTGTCTCGGGCTCTTGCGCCATACGGACCTGCTGGAAGCAGCTGTCGCCCTTCCACGACACCGGCCGGCTGCTGAAGTACCGATACGACACGGCGGTGCGCGTGCTGAGCGTCACCAACGCGGCCACGGGCGAGACGGAGCTCGCGGGGCCCCGCCGCCACGGCCAGAGCCTCCGCACTACTGACCTGGTCTACCTGGAGGACTCCCCCAGCTTCTGCCGGCCGTCCCGCTACTCGCCGGGCACAGGCGGCCGGTCGTGTGTCAAGGACACCAGCTGCCAGAGTCTGTGCTGCGGACGGGGCTACAACACGGCCATGCGCCTCACGAGCATGTCCTGCCACTGCCAGGTACGCTGGTGCTGTCACGTGGAGTGTCAGACGTGTGtgcgagaggaggaggtgtaCACCTGCAAAGCGGCATAA
- the arf2a gene encoding ADP-ribosylation factor 2a — MGSFLSAFKGLFGKKEMRILMVGLDAAGKTTILYKLKLGEIVTTIPTIGFNVETVEYKNISFTVWDVGGQDKIRPLWRHYFQNTQGLIFVVDSNDRERISEAKDELMRMLAEDELRDAVLLVFANKQDLPNALNGAEITEKLQLHSLHNRTWYIQSTCATSGDGLYEGLDWLSSQLKNAK; from the exons ATGGGGAGTTTCCTTTCCGCGTTCAAAGGATTGTTTGGCAAGAAAGAGATGAGGATCCTGATGGTCGGGTTGGATGCCGCTGGAAAGACCACCATCCTGTACAAGCTCAAACTGGGTGAAATTGTGACCACAATCCCCACCATCG GTTTTAATGTTGAGACGGTAGAATACAAGAACATCAGTTTTACAGTGTGGGATGTTGGTGGTCAGGACAAAATCCGGCCACTCTGGAGGCATTACTTCCAAAACACACAAG GCCTCATCTTCGTAGTCGACAGTAATGACAGGGAGCGAATCTCTGAGGCGAAGGATGAGCTGATGCGAATGTTGGCTGAGGACGAGCTGAGGGATGCCGTGCTGCTTGTGTTCGCCAACAAACAG GACCTGCCCAATGCCCTGAATGGAGCTGAGATCACAGAAAAGCTGCAACTGCACAGCCTGCACAACCGGACCTGGTACATCCAGTCCACGTGCGCCACGAGTGGAGATGGTCTCTACGAGGGTCTGGACTGGCTGTCAAGCCAGCTAAAAAACGCAAAATGA